In a genomic window of Brettanomyces nanus chromosome 1, complete sequence:
- a CDS encoding uncharacterized protein (BUSCO:EOG09343G8S), with amino-acid sequence MAIKQLREYTVLPVLLPGTRNISKAWHYLFIKKHVTKDEAESKTRSLFIVNIPVGANFNNMKRLMSQVALGANIESFQACEYYDPDNVINYNMDINLSKLSNADFGEENLRDNRIPVGCGVVTFLDRDGMNLALSSIKKLVMSSKSDCKPPEWELFTDKETGSSRYLGVNNRLNAGSLSKDVYSSMKAFEKREHEVEEELKQMTETVDEDGFTVVVGPHRKTKSGIMGSLKTLTDLEHDEKYSKKIKKKEKKDFYRFQIRERKKQEVNDLLKKFKDDQERVRIMREKRRFNPY; translated from the coding sequence ATGGCCATCAAGCAGCTCAGAGAATATACAGTTTTACCGGTTTTATTACCGGGTACCAGAAACATTTCAAAGGCATGGCATTATCTATTCATCAAGAAGCATGTAACCAAGGATGAAGCTGAAAGTAAGACAAGATCATTATTCATAGTGAATATACCTGTGGGGGCAAATTTCAATAATATGAAACGATTAATGAGTCAGGTAGCATTAGGCGCAAATATAGAAAGCTTTCAGGCATGTGAATACTACGACCCAGACAATGTCATCAATTATAACATGGATATCAACTTGAGTAAACTCAGCAATGCCGACTTTGGCGAAGAAAATCTTAGAGACAATAGAATACCTGTTGGTTGTGGAGTGGTGACGTTTCTAGACAGAGATGGTATGAATTTGGCATTATCTAGCATCAAGAAGCTAGTCATGTCATCAAAGAGTGATTGTAAACCACCTGAATGGGAGTTGTTTACGGATAAAGAAACGGGAAGTTCTAGATATCTTGGTGTGAATAATAGATTGAATGCTGGCAGTTTATCGAAAGATGTGTATTCTTCGATGAAAGCTTTTGAAAAGCGTGAGCACgaggttgaagaagagcttaAGCAGATGACAGAGacagttgatgaagatggatttACAGTTGTGGTTGGACCTCATAGAAAGACCAAGAGTGGTATCATGGGATCTCTGAAAACTTTAACAGATCTTGAGCATGATGAAAAGTactcaaagaaaataaagaagaaggaaaagaaggacTTCTACAGGTTCCAGATAAGAGAGCGTAAGAAGCAAGAGGTGAATGATTTGCTTAAGAAATTTAAAGACGATCAGGAACGTGTGCGTATAATGAGAGAGAAGCGCCGGTTTAACCCATACTAG
- a CDS encoding uncharacterized protein (BUSCO:EOG09342U3P) yields MLSWGNDQLLLWLKNAEYSNDVVDAFRSHNITGLTLPFLNTEELKEMGIENLQLRLRLMKDICSLLMEKNMNFIGSNMHPIMIQLQSTMMATTLINTISQDIRDDVITNSESSNKSLLHQFGKLREDLLPILKELKDKKPLPTPDLNSTQRSQYFSGSPSKSAQLSRVSSKRDSSISERMSVMSASSRNSSMDLMSSHRNSGESTLEQETLSSFPSMFSSAEIVTATAARKLDARPILVQPEGDNAMKQTVETISKPVASISEIPTSGTVSNAASILPGSVPTNSPEAQPPPNSLTPQAHHHSKHRTQSSNEPLKQLRARTEDKCYKILQAAMKSHGLDISEWKNYALVIVYGGDQERVLSYDEKPVVVFKELSELGLNPSMMLRQVDEEDRLDYQEFDTPGGRL; encoded by the coding sequence ATGCTCTCCTGGGGTAATGAccagcttcttctctggCTAAAAAATGCCGAGTACTCGAACGATGTCGTTGATGCCTTTAGATCTCACAATATTACAGGACTTACTCTACCGTTTCTAAACactgaagaattgaaggaaatggGTATAGAAAACTTACAACTACGCCTCAGGTTGATGAAAGATATCTGTTCGTTACTTATGGAGAAAAACATGAATTTTATAGGAAGTAACATGCATCCCATCATGATACAGTTACAATCCACGATGATGGCTACGACTTTAATCAATACTATTTCACAGGATATTCGAGATGATGTTATTACAAATTCGGAAAGCAGTAATAAGTCGTTGCTGCATCAGTTTGGAAAACTTCGGGAGGATCTTTTGCCAATTCTTAAGGAACTCAAGGACAAGAAGCCTCTTCCTACTCCTGATCTGAATAGTACTCAAAGGAGCCAGTATTTTTCTGGCTCACCTTCAAAATCGGCTCAATTGAGCAGAGTGTCGTCAAAAAGAGACTCGTCAATATCCGAGCGTATGAGTGTAATGTCTGCGTCTTCTAGAAACTCTTCTATGGATCTTATGAGCAGCCATCGTAACAGTGGAGAGTCGACTTTGGAACAGGAAACTTTGTCATCCTTCCCGTCCATGTTCTCGTCGGCAGAGATTGTGACAGCCACTGCAGCACGGAAGTTGGACGCCCGGCCTATACTTGTGCAACCAGAAGGCGATAATGCTATGAAGCAGACCGTAGAAACCATATCAAAGCCGGTGGCAAGTATATCAGAGATACCGACAAGCGGAACAGTATCCAATGCAGCTTCCATACTACCCGGCTCAGTGCCTACAAACTCACCGGAAGCTCAACCACCTCCAAATTCATTGACTCCACAAGCACATCACCATTCTAAGCATAGAACACAGTCTTCCAACGAACCACTAAAGCAGCTTCGTGCCAGGACAGAAGACAAGTGTTATaaaattcttcaagccGCTATGAAAAGCCACGGATTGGACATCTCAGAATGGAAAAACTACGCCTTAGTCATTGTTTATGGAGGAGATCAGGAAAGAGTGCTAAGTTACGACGAGAAACCTGTCGTGGTATTTAAGGAACTAAGCGAATTGGGACTGAATCCTTCAATGATGCTCAGGCAGGTTGACGAAGAGGACAGACTTGATTACCAGGAGTTTGATACTCCTGGGGGACGATTATAA
- a CDS encoding uncharacterized protein (BUSCO:EOG0934131R), translated as MSLMENPQTLRECQIQKLKKMLHLNVGTDVNLVSSSNQEELTWKVLILDRRSSGIVSSVLRVNDLLEYGVTMHTLIDQRRAALPDVPAIYFLQPTAENIAQTIADIENDQYDDFYVNFTSSLSRSLLEDFAKKVAQTGKSYKIKQVYDQYLDFIVTEPNLFSLDMKNVYSEFNDPNTTEDQITSKADQIVSGLFSAILTMGSIPIIRCNRGGPAELISQRLDQRLRDHVINTRQNKGTGAESTSTASSSSHDKLVLVLLDRNVDISSMLAHSWIYQCMVSDVFKLERNTIEIKLSGDDDQSTVRRYDIDPHDFFWNENASLPFPDAVEHVEAELSKYTQEAKEITSKTGYSSIKDIDPTDKTNTQHIQEAIKALPELTQRKNIIDMHMSVLTELIKELDAKNLDSYFEIEQNFNDLRTQKQFLELIKKQSKGDNSRDKLRTYLIIYLKCDDLPKSFCDQCEKTLGDLGVDLAPLKYIKKVKELNKMSAMNTGKSLQTNGTNRNLSSNGGDLLSGLSSKLMGLTTEGSSKITEGFGSLISGIKNLLPEKANMPITNIVESIVMPANANQESINLTDDYLYFDPNATRGTHSRPPKRYSYNEAMVFVVGGGNYLEYSNLQDWCNSLNNSLGAAGSRQKLVTYGSTHICSVNEFLDECAELGKH; from the coding sequence ATGTCTCTCATGGAAAATCCACAGACTCTTCGAGAATGCCAGAttcagaagttgaagaagatgcttCATCTGAACGTTGGTACCGACGTCAACCTTGTATCATCGTCAAATCAGGAAGAACTTACATGGAAGGTGCTGATTTTGGACCGCAGATCCTCGGGTATAGTTTCGTCTGTTCTGCGTGTTAATGATTTGTTAGAATATGGCGTTACTATGCACACGTTAATTGATCAGAGAAGAGCCGCATTACCTGATGTTCCTGCCATTTACTTTCTGCAGCCGACGGCCGAGAACATCGCCCAGACCATCGCTGATATCGAAAACGATCAGTATGATGACTTCTACGTGAATTTTACTTCGAGTTTAAGCAGATCCTTACTTGAAGATTTTGCCAAGAAGGTGGCTCAGACTGGGAAGTCTTACAAGATCAAGCAGGTATACGACCAATATTTGGATTTCATAGTAACTGAACCCAAcctcttttctcttgatATGAAAAACGTATATTCAGAGTTCAACGATCCCAACACTACCGAGGACCAGATTACATCTAAGGCTGATCAGATTGTGTCTGGATTGTTTTCAGCTATATTGACTATGGGATCTATTCCCATTATCCGATGCAACCGTGGCGGCCCCGCTGAATTGATCTCTCAGAGACTCGACCAGAGGCTTAGAGATCATGTAATAAATACTAGACAGAACAAGGGGACTGGTGCTGAATCTACATCGACGGCTTCATCCTCGTCTCATGACAAGCTTGTTCTTGTTTTGCTGGATAGAAATGTTGATATTTCCTCTATGCTAGCACATTCCTGGATTTATCAGTGCATGGTGAGTGACGTTTTTAAATTGGAACGTAACACCATTGAAATCAAGCTCTCTGGAGATGATGACCAGTCTACGGTCAGGAGGTATGACATTGATCCGCAtgatttcttctggaaCGAGAACGCATCGTTACCATTTCCAGATGCCGTTGAACACGTTGAAGCTGAACTTAGTAAATATACACAGGAGGCTAAGGAGATCACTTCCAAAACTGGATACTCGTCCATCAAAGATATAGATCCTACCGATAAGACCAATACACAGCATATTCAAGAGGCTATTAAGGCATTGCCAGAGCTTACCCAGCGTAAGAACATTATTGACATGCACATGTCGGTATTGACGGAATTAATTAAGGAACTAGATGCCAAGAACTTGGATTCCTACTTTGAGATTGAGCAAAATTTCAACGACTTGAGAACCCAAAAGCAGTTTTTAGAACTAATAAAAAAGCAATCCAAAGGTGATAATTCAAGAGATAAGTTGAGAACTTATCTTATCATATATCTTAAGTGCGATGATTTGCCAAAGAGTTTCTGCGATCAATGCGAAAAGACATTAGGTGATCTTGGTGTTGACTTGGCACCTCTTAAGTACATCAAGAAGGTAAAAGAACTCAACAAAATGTCTGCTATGAACACAGGAAAATCATTGCAGACTAATGGTACGAATAGAAATTTATCAAGCAATGGAGGTGATCTTCTTAGTGGTCTATCATCAAAGCTTATGGGATTAACTACGGAGGGATCATCGAAAATTACGGAAGGTTTCGGCTCATTAATTAGCGGTATaaagaatcttcttccagaaaaggCAAATATGCCAATTACCAATATTGTGGAATCGATTGTGATGCCTGCAAATGCTAACCAGGAATCAATCAATCTTACAGATGACTACTTGTACTTTGATCCTAACGCTACTCGTGGTACGCACTCTAGACCTCCTAAGAGATATTCCTATAATGAGGCAATGGTGTTTGTTGTCGGTGGAGGAAACTATCTTGAGTATTCCAATTTGCAGGATTGGTGTAATAGCTTGAACAACTCCTTAGGCGCTGCAGGATCGCGGCAGAAACTTGTCACGTATGGATCTACTCATATTTGCAGCGTGAACGAATTCCTTGATGAATGTGCGGAGCTCGGTAAACATTGA
- the RBV1 gene encoding RUVB-like protein: MTETVQPLGSIISQSTTESSKPSSTAAAATVDSARENRTAAHTHIKGLGLDEHGYAKKNEGGFVGQMEAREACGVIVDLIKSKKMSGKAILLAGAPGTGKTALALAVSQELGPKVPFCPIVGSELYSAEVKKTEALMENFRRAIGLRIKETKEVYEGEVTELTPEEAENPLGGYGKTIKHVVIGLKTSKGTKSLKLDPSIYEAIQKEHVAVGDVIYIESNTGSVKRVGRSDAYATEFDLEAEEYVPLPKGDVHKKKEIVQDITLHDLDVANARPEGGQDILSMMGQLLKPRKTDITEKLRTEVNKVVSKYIDQGVAELVPGVLFIDEVNMLDIECFTFLNKALESEIAPVVILASNRGMTTVRGAEIKSPHGVPPDLIDRLLIVRTLPYNHDESKNIILKRSKVEGLALSGEALDKLATTSMTTSLRYSLQLMSPAAVIASVDGRNQVESKDIDECLSLFLDAKRSTKVLEDTKGYL; this comes from the coding sequence ATGACGGAAACTGTTCAACCTTTAGGATCCATTATTAGTCAGTCGACTACTGAGAGCAGTAAGCCTTCCTCTACGGCAGCCGCCGCAACTGTTGACTCGGCTAGAGAGAACCGGACAGCTGCTCATACACATATCAAGGGACTCGGTCTAGATGAACATGGTTATGCAAAAAAGAACGAAGGAGGCTTTGTAGGTCAAATGGAAGCCCGTGAGGCTTGTGGTGTTATTGTCGATCTTATCAAGTCCAAGAAAATGAGTGGCAAAGCTATCTTATTAGCTGGAGCACCAGGTACCGGTAAGACGGCTTTGGCGTTGGCAGTGTCCCAAGAATTGGGGCCAAAAGTGCCGTTTTGTCCAATAGTTGGCTCTGAATTGTATTCTGCAGaagtgaagaagactgAAGCTTTAATGGAGAATTTCCGTAGGGCCATTGGCTTGAGAATTAAAGAGACCAAAGAGGTTTATGAAGGAGAGGTCACAGAATTAACACCAGAAGAGGCTGAGAATCCATTGGGAGGCTACGGAAAAACAATCAAACACGTGGTTATTGGTCTGAAAACTTCAAAGGGTACGAAGAGCTTGAAGCTCGACCCATCGATTTATGAAGCTATCCAAAAGGAACACGTTGCCGTCGGTGATGTCATATATATAGAGTCCAATACGGGCTCTGTGAAGCGTGTTGGCAGATCTGATGCCTATGCTACGGAGTTTGATTTGGAGGCCGAAGAATATGTGCCTCTACCAAAGGGAGATGTTcacaagaagaaggagattgtGCAGGATATTACGCTTCATGATCTTGATGTTGCCAATGCCAGACCTGAAGGTGGTCAAGATATCCTTTCCATGATGGGACAGTTGCTCAAACCAAGAAAGACAGATATTACTGAAAAGCTTAGAACAGAGGTCAATAAAGTGGTTAGTAAATACATAGATCAAGGTGTTGCCGAGCTTGTTCCCGGTGTCCTCTTCATTGACGAAGTTAATATGTTGGATATCGAGTGTTTCACTTTCTTGAACAAGGCTCTAGAGTCTGAAATTGCCCCTGTGGTGATCCTGGCTTCTAACAGAGGTATGACGACTGTGAGGGGCGCAGAAATTAAGTCTCCTCATGGTGTTCCTCCCGATTTGATTGACCGTTTGTTGATTGTCAGAACTCTTCCTTACAATCATGACGAATCCAAGAATatcatattgaagagatccAAGGTGGAGGGCTTGGCGCTTTCAGGGGAGGCGTTGGATAAGCTTGCCACGACTTCGATGACTACTTCATTGAGATACTCTTTACAGTTAATGTCTCCGGCTGCCGTTATAGCCAGCGTGGATGGAAGAAATCAGGTCGAAAGTaaagatattgatgaatGTTTGtctctcttcttggatGCTAAACGAAGTACAAAAGTGTTAGAAGACACCAAGGGTTATTTGTAA
- the SDS22 gene encoding Protein phosphatase 1 regulatory subunit sds22 — protein sequence MSGDKQDQHLADKVDKLRLQEGTESVSGEVEAVDSSGEAVRSMSSATDDEDDDDDNDDEEEDESPMVKAIRVEEEMKKKEFAHIEKTYGMTEIPDSTPQILPADSELTEDVPLDTDYIDLVHMKIRSLESLGLDRFSKLESLVLRDNLIESLHEFKLLTCKDCLEELDLYDNRIKHISKHINELINLKSLDLSFNNLKHVKHVDKLTKLENLYFVQNKIHFIENLEGLNHLKNLEFGGNHVERISETILKLPSLEQLWLGQNKITKLENLDNLNNLKILSIQSNRIDHIEGLDKLQSLEELYLSHNKITKLQGLEKLSNLNVLDITGNKISRIENMKELKNLTDFWASYNLIDSFDNLHEELGCLPKLETVYLEGNPIQRNNSTQYRTKVRLNLGKSLKKIDALYIASNQMVL from the coding sequence ATGTCTGGAGATAAGCAGGATCAGCATTTAGCGGACAAGGTCGACAAACTGCGCCTTCAAGAAGGTACAGAGTCTGTCAGCggtgaagttgaagctGTTGACAGCTCTGGGGAGGCTGTCCGATCGATGTCTTCTGCcactgatgatgaggacgatgacgatgataatgatgatgaggaggaggatgaaAGTCCTATGGTTAAGGCCATTAGagtcgaagaagagatgaaaaagaaagaattcGCCCatattgaaaagacttATGGCATGACTGAGATTCCTGACTCTACTCCGCAGATTCTCCCCGCCGATAGTGAACTTACTGAAGATGTGCCCCTTGACACAGACTACATTGATTTGGTTCATATGAAGATCCGGTCTTTGGAGTCCTTGGGTCTAGACCGCTTTTCAAAATTGGAAAGTCTTGTCCTCAGAGACAATTTGATTGAGTCTCTTCATGAGTTTAAACTTTTGACTTGCAAAGATTGTTTGGAAGAGCTTGATCTTTATGATAACCGAATTAAGCACATCTCCAAACATATCAATGAACTGATtaatttgaagagtttggaTCTTTCATTTAACAATTTGAAGCATGTTAAGCACGTCGACAAGTTGACCAAGTTGGAAAACTTGTATTTTGTGCAGAACAAGATCCATTTCATTGAGAATTTGGAAGGTTTGAATCACTTAAAGAATTTGGAGTTTGGTGGTAACCACGTTGAAAGAATATCTGAGACCATATTGAAGTTACCTTCTTTAGAGCAGCTCTGGTTGGGTCAAAACAAAATTACAAAGCTTGAAAACTTGGATAATTTGAACAATTTAAAGATATTATCGATTCAGTCCAACCGTATTGACCACATCGAAGGATTGGATAAACTAcaaagtttggaagaactttATCTCTCCCACAACAAGATTACAAAACTACAAGGTTTGGAGAAATTGTCCAATCTAAACGTGTTAGATATAACAGGAAATAAAATCTCAAGGATCGAAAATATGAAGGAGCTCAAGAATCTCACTGATTTCTGGGCCTCGTATAATTTGATCGATTCCTTCGACAACCTCCATGAAGAATTGGGCTGTTTACCAAAGTTGGAAACGGTTTATCTTGAAGGTAATCCAATCCAGCGGAATAACTCGACTCAGTATAGAACTAAAGTCAGATTAAACCTCGGCAAGTCGCTTAAAAAGATTGATGCTTTGTACATTGCGTCCAATCAAATGGTTCTTTAG
- a CDS encoding uncharacterized protein (MEROPS:MER0001342) gives MTAEETKNDDQEEARYCASPVCGKKTTSNLKCPICLKNGAKQYFCSSKCFRESWHLHKAYHPKEDAESYNPFPEFEFSGDIKPAYPLTIEPQVPESIQRPDYSRDGRPVSEIKNDKTNKVRVLSSEEIEKMRVVCKLGREVLDAAAAAVRPGITTEDLDKIIYKEAIKREAYPSPLNYFNYPKSVCTSVNEVICHGIPDKTVLKDGDIVNLDVTIYKFGLHADLNETYYVGEKAKQNKELVNLVETTREATMKAISTVRPGIPFRHFGDLIEAHAKKHNVSVVRTYCGHGINNLFHCQPDILHYARNKSVGTCKAGICFTIEPMLNMGTYRDIMWPDNWTAATSDGKPSAQFEHTLLVTEDGVEILTARNMHSPGGPIKRLP, from the coding sequence ATGACAGCGGAGGAAACCAAAAATGAtgaccaagaagaagccagaTATTGTGCTTCTCCTGTGTGTGGTAAGAAGACGACATCTAACCTAAAGTGCCCGATTTGTCTGAAAAACGGTGCCAAACAATATTTCTGCAGCTCTAAATGCTTCAGAGAATCCTGGCATCTACATAAAGCTTATCATCCTAAAGAGGATGCAGAATCATACAACCCATTTCCAGAATTTGAATTCAGTGGTGATATTAAACCTGCTTATCCCCTCACCATCGAGCCTCAAGTTCCCGAATCTATCCAAAGACCTGACTATTCACGTGATGGACGACCAGTCTCGGAAATAAAAAATGACAAAACAAACAAAGTCAGAGTATTATCATCTgaggagattgaaaagatgagAGTTGTGTGTAAATTGGGCAGGGAAGTGTTGGATGCAGCAGCTGCAGCTGTTAGACCTGGGATCACCACAGAAGATCTCGATAAGATCATTTATAAGGAGGCTATCAAGAGGGAAGCTTATCCTTCACCTCTTAACTATTTCAACTATCCCAAATCGGTGTGTACGTCTGTCAACGAGGTGATTTGTCATGGTATCCCCGATAAAACCGTTCTAAAGGACGGTGATATTGTCAATTTAGACGTCACCATTTACAAGTTTGGTTTACACGCTGATTTGAACGAGACTTACTATGTTGGTGAGAAGGCCAAGCAGAACAAGGAGCTCGTTAATTTGGTGGAAACCACTCGTGAGGCCACTATGAAAGCTATTTCTACTGTTAGGCCGGGCATTCCGTTTAGACACTTTGGTGATTTGATTGAAGCGCATGCAAAGAAGCACAATGTTTCTGTTGTGAGAACATACTGCGGTCATGGAATCAATAACCTGTTTCATTGTCAGCCTGATATCTTGCATTATGCCAGAAATAAGAGCGTTGGAACGTGTAAGGCCGGTATCTGCTTTACCATCGAACCCATGTTGAATATGGGCACCTACAGAGATATAATGTGGCCAGATAACTGGACTGCCGCAACCTCTGATGGTAAGCCAAGTGCCCAGTTCGAGCACACTTTACTTGTTACCGAGGATGGAGTAGAGATTCTTACAGCTAGGAACATGCATTCTCCTGGCGGACCAATTAAGAGATTGCCGTAG
- the PGM2 gene encoding Phosphoglucomutase-2 (BUSCO:EOG093414NR): MSFAVITVPTKPFDDQKPGTSGLRKHTKVFQEPHYSENFIQSILSAMPGGPKEKTLVVGGDGRYYNDHFLNLIAQIGAANGLKSLVIGQNGLLSTPAASHVIRAYNEAGKTVDGGIILTASHNPGGPEKDCGIKYNLSNGGPAPESVTDKIFEVSRQLTSYKIIKDLPKLDLTQVNKKFYGPLSVEIIDSTADYVAMLKEIFDFDLIKRFIKKSLPAGFTFLFDGLNGVTGIYGKAIFVDELGLPVSAIQDCTPLPDFGGMHPDPNLTYARSLVDRVDKEQISFGCASDGDGDRNMIYGANAFVSPGDSVAIIAEYAADCIPYFKKTGVRGLARSMPTCGAIDLVAKDKGLNLYEVPTGWKFFCALFDAKKLSICGEESFGTGSDHIREKDGLWAIMAWWNILAYLAEKNPEDDPTLANVQHSFWKKYGRTFFTRYDFEGCTKKAGDSVMTLLKSKIDNPVFIGSRIGEAKVVEATSFSYTDLDGSVSSNQGLIVKLDFGVRFVVRLSGTGSAGATIRLYLEKHASDKSDVTLSKDAGSFLGADIKAVIEFLQLKKFIGTETPTVIT, from the coding sequence ATGTCCTTCGCCGTTATTACCGTTCCTACTAAACCGTTCGATGACCAGAAGCCTGGTACTTCTGGTTTGAGAAAGCACACAAAAGTATTCCAGGAGCCTCACTACTCTGAGAACTTCATCCAATCTATATTATCAGCAATGCCCGGCGGAccaaaagaaaagaccCTTGTTGTTGGTGGCGATGGAAGATATTACAATGATCATTTTCTCAACTTGATAGCGCAAATTGGTGCTGCCAATGGCCTAAAAAGTTTGGTCATTGGTCAGAACggtcttctttcaactccaGCTGCGTCTCATGTAATAAGAGCTTATAATGAAGCAGGAAAGACTGTGGATGGAGGTATCATTTTGACTGCCTCTCATAATCCTGGTGGACCAGAAAAAGATTGTGGTATCAAGTACAATTTATCTAATGGAGGTCCCGCACCTGAGTCTGTTACTGACAAAATCTTTGAGGTTTCCAGACAGCTCACTTCCTATAAGATCATTAAGGATCTTCCTAAATTGGATCTTACTCAGGTCAATAAAAAGTTTTACGGACCTTTGAGCGTGGAGATTATTGATTCTACCGCAGATTATGTTGCTATGTTGAAAGAAATTTTTGACTTTGATTTGATTAAGCGTTTCATAAAGAAGAGTCTTCCAGCTGGATTCACTTTCTTGTTCGATGGTCTAAATGGTGTGACTGGTATTTACGGTAAGGCAATCTTTGTCGATGAGCTAGGCCTACCTGTTTCTGCTATTCAAGACTGCACCCCATTACCTGATTTCGGTGGCATGCATCCGGATCCTAATCTAACCTACGCACGTTCTCTTGTTGATCGCGTTGACAAAGAACAGATCTCTTTTGGTTGCGCTTCTGATGGTGACGGCGACCGTAACATGATATATGGTGCCAATGCGTTTGTTTCTCCCGGTGATTCCGTTGCTATCATCGCCGAGTATGCGGCTGATTGCATTCCTTACTTTAAAAAGACCGGAGTTCGCGGTTTGGCAAGATCCATGCCAACATGTGGTGCCATTGACCTTGTTGCTAAGGATAAAGGTTTGAACTTGTATGAGGTGCCAACTGGTTGGAAGTTTTTCTGCGCCTTATTCGATGCCAAAAAACTATCTATTTGCGGTGAAGAATCCTTCGGTACTGGTTCAGATCATATCAGAGAGAAGGATGGCTTATGGGCTATCATGGCATGGTGGAACATTTTGGCCTATTTGGCTGAAAAGAACCCTGAAGATGACCCTACTCTCGCCAATGTTCAGCATTCTTTCTGGAAAAAGTATGGAAGAACTTTCTTCACCCGTTATGATTTTGAAGGATGTACTAAGAAGGCCGGTGACAGTGTTATGACTCTCTTAAAATCAAAGATTGATAATCCTGTTTTCATTGGTTCTAGAATAGGTGAGGCTAAGGTAGTTGAAGCTACCAGTTTTTCGTACACTGATTTAGACGGATCTGTGTCCAGTAATCAAGGTTTGATTGTTAAATTGGATTTTGGTGTCAGATTCGTTGTCAGATTATCTGGTACGGGATCTGCAGGTGCAACAATCAGATTGTACTTGGAGAAACATGCCTCCGACAAGTCCGATGTCACTTTAAGCAAGGACGCTGGCAGCTTCCTTGGTGCAGATATTAAGGCTGTTATCGAGTTCTTGCAGCTCAAGAAGTTCATTGGAACCGAAACTCCAACTGTGATTACTTGA